One window from the genome of Flavobacterium agricola encodes:
- a CDS encoding PUR family DNA/RNA-binding protein: protein MMENEMHEKEEIFSKVLRAGRRTYFFDVRSTKARDYYITITESKKTIEEDGSLFFKKHKIYLYKEDFEAFTALLNEMTDYVLENKGAEVISERHQKDFKKNFMSEKESAVIHELSSITFENI, encoded by the coding sequence ATGATGGAAAATGAGATGCATGAAAAAGAAGAAATTTTCTCAAAAGTTTTAAGAGCGGGCCGCCGTACTTACTTTTTTGATGTTAGATCTACAAAAGCTCGCGATTATTATATTACCATTACTGAAAGTAAAAAAACAATAGAAGAAGACGGAAGTTTATTTTTTAAAAAACACAAAATATATTTATATAAAGAAGATTTTGAAGCTTTCACTGCCCTACTAAACGAAATGACCGATTATGTACTAGAAAACAAAGGTGCTGAAGTTATTTCAGAAAGACATCAAAAAGATTTTAAGAAAAACTTTATGTCAGAAAAAGAAAGTGCTGTAATTCATGAATTATCAAGTATTACTTTCGAAAATATTTAA
- a CDS encoding DUF1573 domain-containing protein, whose amino-acid sequence MKKILGIYAVLALTVVSCKETATDKFVENNATTQAPAINVEDLPVISFDKEVLDIGNLTMGQIGQGAIEITNTGKTDLVIYAAQGSCGCTVPEVPNQPIKPGESYTMNVTFDSAGKPGLQQKTVTLATNTAIGKEMFLVKAQVLTQ is encoded by the coding sequence ATGAAAAAAATTTTAGGAATTTATGCAGTTTTAGCATTAACTGTAGTTTCTTGTAAAGAAACGGCAACAGATAAGTTTGTAGAAAACAATGCAACAACACAAGCACCAGCAATTAACGTAGAAGATTTACCTGTAATCTCTTTTGATAAAGAAGTTTTAGATATTGGTAACTTAACTATGGGACAAATTGGTCAAGGTGCAATCGAAATTACAAACACAGGTAAAACAGATTTAGTAATTTACGCAGCACAAGGAAGTTGTGGTTGTACTGTACCAGAAGTACCAAACCAACCAATTAAACCGGGTGAATCTTATACTATGAATGTAACTTTTGATTCTGCAGGAAAACCAGGATTACAGCAAAAAACAGTTACTTTAGCTACAAACACTGCTATTGGTAAAGAAATGTTTTTAGTTAAAGCTCAAGTTCTAACACAATAA
- the yajC gene encoding preprotein translocase subunit YajC, protein MESIQSFLPFIFMLVIIYFMMIRPQQQKAKKEKAFESALKVGDRVITKAGIHGKVHEINEKTIVLETMAGKLLFEKAAISLELSMRLREDKKA, encoded by the coding sequence ATGGAATCAATTCAAAGTTTTTTACCTTTTATTTTTATGTTAGTAATCATCTATTTTATGATGATTAGACCACAACAACAAAAGGCGAAAAAAGAAAAAGCTTTTGAAAGCGCTTTAAAAGTAGGAGATCGTGTAATTACAAAAGCAGGAATTCATGGTAAAGTTCATGAAATAAACGAGAAAACAATTGTTTTAGAAACAATGGCTGGTAAGCTTTTGTTTGAAAAAGCAGCAATTTCTTTAGAACTTTCAATGCGTTTAAGAGAAGATAAAAAAGCATAA
- a CDS encoding Glu/Leu/Phe/Val family dehydrogenase, with protein MNSDLIPANELHKIDPVFGQQSFDNHEQVVFCYDKDTGLKAIIGVHNTVLGPALGGTRMWNYANEWEALNDVLRLSRGMTYKSAISGLNLGGGKAVIIGDAKTDKSPELIKKFGQYVNSLSGKYITAEDVGTTTADMDLIHTQTNHVTGISVEMGGSGNPSPITGFGVYMGIKAAAKHAFGTDNLEGKKVLVQGVGNVGETVVSYLVKENAVVYVTDIFKDKLEEVAKRYGVQIYTGDVYTADVDIYSPCALGATINDETVYQIKAKAIAGAANNQLQNEQKHGLILRDRGIVYAPDFLINAGGIISVYGEIVGYKLDEAMKRTENIYNTTLQTLHFADQNNITSHAAAFNMAQKRIDAKKQELK; from the coding sequence ATGAACTCAGATTTAATACCAGCAAACGAACTACATAAAATAGATCCTGTTTTTGGGCAACAATCTTTTGACAATCACGAACAAGTGGTGTTTTGTTACGACAAAGATACTGGTTTAAAAGCAATAATTGGCGTTCATAACACAGTTTTAGGGCCTGCTTTGGGCGGTACCCGAATGTGGAATTACGCCAACGAATGGGAAGCTTTAAACGATGTTTTACGTTTGTCACGCGGAATGACCTATAAATCAGCAATTTCAGGATTAAATTTAGGCGGCGGTAAGGCAGTAATTATTGGGGATGCAAAAACCGACAAATCGCCCGAGTTAATTAAAAAATTTGGACAATACGTAAATTCATTAAGTGGAAAATACATTACAGCTGAAGATGTTGGAACAACAACGGCCGATATGGATCTGATTCATACCCAAACCAATCATGTTACCGGAATTTCGGTCGAAATGGGCGGATCCGGAAATCCTTCTCCAATAACAGGTTTTGGTGTTTATATGGGAATTAAAGCGGCAGCCAAGCATGCCTTTGGAACTGATAATTTAGAAGGAAAAAAAGTTTTGGTTCAGGGCGTTGGTAATGTTGGCGAAACCGTGGTAAGCTATTTAGTGAAAGAAAATGCGGTGGTTTACGTTACCGATATTTTTAAAGATAAGCTAGAAGAAGTTGCCAAACGTTACGGTGTACAAATTTATACCGGTGATGTTTATACGGCCGATGTTGATATTTATTCGCCTTGTGCTTTAGGAGCAACTATTAATGACGAAACCGTATATCAAATAAAAGCAAAAGCCATTGCGGGTGCCGCTAACAATCAATTACAAAATGAACAAAAGCACGGCTTAATTTTACGCGATCGTGGTATTGTTTATGCACCCGATTTTTTAATTAATGCCGGCGGAATTATTTCTGTTTATGGTGAAATTGTTGGTTATAAATTAGATGAAGCCATGAAACGTACAGAAAATATTTACAATACAACTTTGCAAACCTTACATTTTGCCGACCAAAATAACATCACTTCGCACGCCGCAGCTTTTAACATGGCACAAAAGCGAATTGATGCAAAAAAACAAGAATTAAAATAA
- a CDS encoding RluA family pseudouridine synthase produces the protein MSNLPEAFIAFESDVSAVVLPQAFTFPFQYEPHQLSKIAAAETQTYLENYTTLNHNFGLTPEQSGLVIGKMFGVLVVQAPDGTLGYLRAFSGKLGNENHHIGFVPPIFDMLTKQSYFLQEEEVLNRINKEIESLSDAENYKALQQQLQQVIAEKETAIAQKKAELKCEKNTRKTIRETQRKLLSAAAFEILEQDLIKQSLRDKHELKVLTEKLENQQQQLETELAEMNQAIDALKNERKEKSNALQDYLFHQYQFLNQAQETKNLLDIFKNTVFGRPPAAAGDCAAPKLLQYAFQYHLKPICMAEFWWGASPKSEIRKHKQFYPACTGKCEPILGHMLQGIETDKNPLLVNWAVDLDYKIVYQDEDVVVVNKPAEMLSVPGINIQDSVYTRIKKQFPLADGPLLVHRLDMSTSGLLLIALNKKAHKFLQAQFIKHTITKRYEALLNGVVEQQEGYIDIPLRGDLDDRPRQIVCYNHGKAARTQFKVIETTQNTTRIHFWPITGRTHQLRVHASHHLGLNCPIFGDDLYGSKSNRLHLHAAYLKFVHPTTKQNIEITSDPDF, from the coding sequence ATGTCAAATTTGCCCGAAGCTTTTATTGCGTTTGAATCTGATGTTTCGGCCGTAGTCTTGCCACAAGCTTTTACCTTTCCTTTTCAATATGAACCGCATCAATTAAGTAAAATAGCTGCTGCAGAAACACAAACGTATTTAGAAAATTATACAACATTAAATCACAACTTTGGTTTAACCCCCGAACAATCGGGATTGGTTATTGGTAAAATGTTTGGCGTTTTAGTAGTTCAGGCACCCGACGGAACTTTAGGCTATTTACGCGCGTTTTCGGGAAAATTAGGTAATGAAAATCATCACATTGGTTTTGTACCACCTATTTTTGACATGTTAACCAAGCAAAGCTATTTTTTACAAGAAGAAGAAGTTTTAAATCGCATCAATAAAGAAATAGAAAGTTTATCTGATGCCGAAAACTACAAAGCTTTACAACAACAATTACAACAGGTTATAGCTGAAAAAGAAACAGCAATTGCGCAGAAAAAAGCGGAGTTAAAATGCGAAAAAAACACGCGAAAAACAATTCGAGAAACACAACGGAAACTTTTATCTGCTGCTGCATTTGAAATTTTAGAACAAGATTTAATTAAACAATCGTTGCGTGATAAGCACGAACTAAAAGTTTTAACCGAAAAGTTAGAAAACCAACAGCAGCAACTTGAAACCGAATTAGCCGAAATGAATCAGGCGATTGATGCACTAAAAAATGAGCGTAAAGAAAAATCGAACGCGTTGCAAGATTATTTGTTTCATCAATATCAATTTTTAAATCAAGCACAAGAAACAAAAAATTTACTGGACATTTTTAAAAACACCGTTTTTGGACGTCCGCCAGCTGCAGCCGGCGATTGTGCTGCGCCTAAATTGTTACAATATGCATTTCAGTATCATTTAAAACCCATTTGCATGGCTGAATTTTGGTGGGGCGCATCGCCCAAATCTGAAATCAGAAAGCACAAACAATTTTATCCGGCGTGTACCGGTAAGTGTGAACCCATTTTAGGACATATGCTACAAGGCATTGAAACCGATAAAAATCCGTTACTTGTTAATTGGGCAGTTGATTTAGATTATAAAATTGTTTATCAGGATGAAGATGTTGTGGTGGTAAACAAACCAGCCGAAATGCTTTCGGTGCCGGGCATTAATATTCAAGATTCGGTTTATACCCGCATCAAAAAGCAATTTCCGTTAGCAGACGGCCCTTTACTTGTTCACCGTTTAGATATGAGTACTTCGGGTTTGTTACTAATTGCTTTAAATAAAAAAGCACATAAATTTTTACAAGCACAATTTATAAAGCATACCATAACCAAACGATACGAAGCGCTATTAAACGGAGTTGTTGAACAACAGGAAGGTTATATTGACATTCCTTTACGAGGTGATTTAGACGACCGACCAAGACAAATTGTTTGTTACAACCATGGTAAAGCTGCCAGAACACAATTTAAGGTAATTGAAACCACGCAAAATACCACACGAATTCACTTTTGGCCCATTACCGGACGTACGCATCAATTGCGTGTGCACGCCTCGCATCATTTGGGTTTAAATTGCCCCATTTTTGGCGATGATTTGTACGGCAGTAAAAGCAATCGTTTGCATTTACATGCTGCTTATTTAAAATTTGTACATCCAACAACCAAGCAAAATATAGAAATTACGTCTGATCCTGATTTTTAA
- the pepT gene encoding peptidase T, with protein sequence MQHIINRFISYVTVDTESDPESTTTPSTAKQWDLANKLVEELKAIGLQDVSIDDKAYIQATLPSNVEHEVPAIGFVSHFDTSPDFSGANVKPQIVTNYDGGDIVLNKDLNIILSPKYFDDLKQYKGQTLITTDGTTLLGADDKAGITEIVTAMEYLIQHPEIKHGTIKVGFTPDEEIGRGADFFDVEKFGCEWAYTMDGSQIGELEYENFNAAGVKLTFKGKSVHPGYAKGKMINSMLLANKFISKLPKDEVPEKTSGYEGFFHVNDIQGSLEETHVQLIIRDHNLKKFEKRKKFVEEVVKKMNKKYARKFGEDIVDLKITDQYYNMKEKVKPVMFIVDIAEQAMKELDIKPLIKPIRGGTDGSRLSYMGLPCPNIFAGGHNFHGKYEYVPVESMVKATEVIVKIAEITAERYKK encoded by the coding sequence ATGCAACATATAATAAATCGTTTTATTAGTTACGTGACGGTTGATACCGAATCGGATCCAGAATCTACAACAACACCAAGTACAGCTAAACAATGGGATTTAGCCAATAAATTGGTTGAAGAATTAAAAGCTATTGGTTTGCAAGATGTAAGCATTGATGACAAAGCATACATTCAGGCAACATTACCAAGCAATGTGGAACATGAAGTTCCGGCTATTGGTTTTGTATCACATTTTGATACATCACCAGATTTTTCTGGCGCAAACGTAAAACCACAAATTGTAACCAATTATGATGGTGGAGATATTGTTTTAAATAAAGATTTAAACATTATTTTATCGCCTAAATATTTTGACGATTTAAAACAATATAAAGGCCAAACGTTAATTACTACTGACGGAACAACTTTATTAGGTGCTGATGATAAAGCAGGTATTACAGAAATTGTAACGGCTATGGAATATTTAATTCAGCATCCAGAAATTAAGCACGGAACTATTAAAGTTGGATTTACACCGGATGAAGAAATTGGTCGTGGCGCTGACTTTTTTGATGTTGAAAAATTTGGTTGTGAATGGGCTTATACCATGGACGGAAGCCAAATTGGTGAGTTAGAATATGAAAACTTTAACGCAGCTGGTGTTAAATTAACTTTTAAAGGTAAATCGGTTCACCCGGGTTATGCAAAAGGCAAAATGATTAACTCAATGCTTTTAGCAAATAAATTTATCTCTAAATTACCTAAAGATGAAGTGCCAGAAAAAACATCAGGTTATGAAGGTTTCTTTCATGTAAACGACATTCAAGGTTCGTTAGAAGAAACACATGTACAACTTATTATTCGTGATCATAACCTTAAAAAGTTTGAAAAACGTAAAAAGTTTGTAGAAGAAGTAGTAAAAAAAATGAACAAAAAATACGCACGTAAATTTGGCGAAGATATTGTTGATTTAAAAATTACTGACCAGTACTACAACATGAAAGAAAAGGTAAAGCCGGTAATGTTTATTGTTGATATTGCAGAACAAGCAATGAAAGAATTAGATATTAAACCGCTTATTAAACCTATTCGTGGTGGTACAGACGGTTCTCGTTTATCATACATGGGTTTACCTTGTCCTAACATTTTTGCGGGTGGACATAACTTTCACGGAAAATACGAATATGTACCGGTTGAAAGCATGGTAAAAGCTACTGAGGTTATTGTAAAGATTGCTGAAATTACAGCAGAACGTTACAAAAAATAA
- a CDS encoding thioredoxin family protein: MARTSSNMLALQTTAPNFKLPDTNSNHSYSFNQVKGEKGTLIIFICNHCPYVLLVIDEIVRIANDYRVQGIGIATISSNDVKAYPQDHPKLMTEFAFHHKMDFPYLYDATQQTAKDYDAACTPDFYLFDERDKLVYRGQLDDARPQNGIPVSGSDLRNAIDALLYNRQINPIQKPSLGCGIKWL, encoded by the coding sequence ATGGCAAGAACTTCTTCAAATATGCTTGCGCTGCAAACAACCGCGCCAAACTTTAAGCTGCCAGATACCAATTCCAATCATTCTTATTCTTTTAACCAAGTTAAAGGAGAAAAAGGCACTTTAATCATATTTATTTGCAACCATTGCCCGTATGTATTATTAGTAATTGACGAAATTGTTCGCATTGCGAACGATTATCGCGTGCAAGGCATTGGCATAGCAACCATTTCGAGCAACGATGTAAAAGCCTATCCGCAAGATCACCCTAAACTAATGACCGAATTTGCTTTTCATCATAAAATGGACTTTCCTTATTTATACGATGCAACCCAACAAACAGCCAAAGATTACGATGCTGCATGCACCCCAGATTTTTACTTGTTTGACGAGCGTGACAAATTGGTTTACAGAGGTCAACTTGACGATGCCCGCCCACAAAATGGCATCCCAGTAAGCGGTTCAGATTTACGAAATGCAATTGATGCCCTACTGTATAACAGACAAATAAACCCAATACAAAAACCAAGTTTAGGATGTGGCATAAAATGGTTGTAA
- a CDS encoding ABC transporter ATP-binding protein, whose translation MKELKHLNKYFYKYKFHFLGGILITIIAQIITLYAPKLIGESINVLENVNESAQAKIDAISLNIFWVIVTTLIAGFFTFLMRQSLIVMSRHIEYDLKNEIFTKYEQLSQEFYKNNRIGDLMNRISEDVGKVRQYTGPAVMYTINTFIRFAVVLVQMYIISPKLTFYTLIPLPLLSYFIYKVSTEINIRSGAFQANLSTLSSFTQETFSGIHVVKANGIEQRKFDEVKELSKQSKEKNLSLVKVNALFGPLMILLIGLSNLIVIYIGGKMYIQGTIADIGIIAQFILYINMLIWPVASLGWVSTMIKEAEASQQRINEFLKVEPTIKNTVTATKPIQGAITFNNVTFTYPDTGITALKNVSFHVNPGETLAILGNTGSGKSTILNLISRLYDTNSGEVLIDGIATPNHNLYNLRYNVAVVPQDAFLFSDTIANNIKFGKKDATQEEIENAAKTAHVHHNIIDFKKGYKTILGERGISLSGGQKQRISIARAIIKDVPILLFDDCLSAVDVETEEAILKNLKQSTQNKTAIIVTHRISAAFNADKIIVLDDYQVAESGTHDELIALNGYYKNLFEKQIHNKK comes from the coding sequence ATGAAAGAACTTAAGCACTTAAATAAATACTTTTACAAATATAAATTTCACTTTTTAGGCGGAATTTTAATTACCATTATTGCACAAATCATTACCTTATATGCACCAAAATTAATTGGTGAATCTATTAATGTATTAGAAAATGTGAACGAAAGTGCACAAGCTAAAATTGATGCTATTAGCTTAAACATTTTTTGGGTAATTGTTACCACATTAATTGCTGGTTTTTTTACATTTTTAATGCGACAAAGTTTAATTGTTATGTCGCGCCATATTGAGTACGATTTAAAAAACGAAATATTTACTAAGTACGAACAGTTAAGTCAAGAATTTTATAAAAACAATAGAATTGGCGATTTAATGAATCGTATTAGTGAGGATGTTGGTAAGGTAAGACAATATACAGGACCGGCAGTAATGTACACCATAAATACCTTTATTCGATTTGCAGTAGTTTTGGTTCAAATGTATATTATATCGCCCAAACTTACTTTTTACACGCTAATCCCGTTGCCGTTATTAAGTTATTTTATATACAAAGTAAGTACAGAAATTAACATTCGTAGCGGTGCGTTTCAGGCTAATTTATCCACTTTATCATCATTCACACAAGAAACGTTTAGCGGAATTCATGTAGTAAAAGCAAACGGAATTGAGCAACGTAAGTTTGACGAGGTTAAAGAACTTTCTAAACAAAGTAAAGAGAAAAACTTAAGTTTAGTTAAAGTAAATGCCTTATTTGGCCCGTTAATGATTTTGCTTATCGGTTTAAGTAATTTAATTGTGATTTACATTGGGGGTAAAATGTACATTCAAGGTACCATTGCAGATATTGGTATTATAGCTCAATTTATTTTATACATTAATATGTTAATTTGGCCGGTTGCTTCGTTAGGTTGGGTTTCTACCATGATTAAAGAAGCAGAAGCTTCGCAACAGCGTATTAATGAATTTTTAAAAGTTGAACCAACCATAAAAAATACAGTAACAGCTACCAAACCCATTCAAGGTGCTATTACATTTAACAACGTAACATTTACTTATCCAGATACGGGCATTACGGCGTTAAAAAATGTTTCGTTTCATGTAAATCCTGGTGAAACCTTAGCTATTTTAGGAAATACTGGTTCAGGGAAATCAACTATTTTGAATTTAATTTCAAGATTATACGATACCAATTCTGGCGAAGTTTTAATAGACGGAATTGCAACGCCCAATCATAATCTTTATAACTTACGCTATAATGTTGCTGTAGTTCCGCAAGATGCATTTTTATTTTCTGATACCATTGCTAACAATATTAAGTTCGGAAAAAAAGATGCTACGCAAGAAGAAATAGAAAATGCAGCAAAAACTGCACACGTACATCATAACATTATAGATTTTAAAAAAGGCTATAAAACCATTTTAGGAGAACGTGGAATTTCTTTATCGGGTGGGCAAAAACAACGTATTTCTATTGCACGTGCTATAATTAAAGATGTTCCTATTTTATTATTTGACGATTGCCTTTCTGCAGTGGATGTAGAAACCGAAGAAGCAATTTTAAAAAATTTAAAACAATCTACCCAAAATAAAACAGCAATTATTGTTACCCACAGAATTTCTGCTGCATTTAACGCAGATAAAATTATTGTTTTAGATGATTATCAGGTTGCCGAATCGGGCACGCACGACGAACTTATAGCTTTAAATGGCTATTATAAAAATCTTTTTGAGAAGCAAATTCATAATAAAAAGTAA
- a CDS encoding acyltransferase, whose amino-acid sequence MTNLRALATVLVIALHVCADYLADFQQEAWQWESMNLLDSATRICIGLFFMITGALLINKNIDLKAFLKTRFTRILFPFLFWTGVYVAFVYCISDQSLPDLLKHSFYYGAAYHFWYIYVLIGIYLFIPIIAVFATQAQSQKLIYFFVIWTIWLLNNMYFFRDFLPNINLIYFSGYLGYVVLGYYLHRTTFRPKLKVVLAFLLVSYVITFLGTAIASTENEQLETIFYQYLDVNVVIMTAATFMLFKYWVTQTTVWIATFSRYSFGIFFIHPIFIWFLNHYSVSFSNLWLVDALVKTCCVSLLSLAAIYLLNKLPKGKLYVG is encoded by the coding sequence TTGACAAATTTACGGGCACTTGCAACGGTGCTTGTAATTGCTTTGCATGTTTGTGCAGATTACTTAGCTGATTTTCAGCAAGAAGCTTGGCAATGGGAATCTATGAACTTGTTAGACAGCGCAACACGTATTTGTATTGGTTTATTTTTTATGATAACCGGGGCTTTACTCATCAACAAAAATATTGATTTAAAAGCATTTTTAAAAACCCGATTTACACGCATTTTATTTCCGTTTTTGTTTTGGACCGGCGTTTACGTAGCATTTGTTTATTGCATATCCGATCAATCTTTACCTGACCTACTAAAACACAGCTTTTATTATGGCGCAGCGTACCATTTTTGGTACATTTATGTATTAATTGGTATTTACCTGTTTATACCCATAATCGCAGTTTTTGCAACCCAAGCACAATCTCAAAAATTAATTTACTTTTTTGTTATTTGGACAATTTGGCTACTAAATAACATGTACTTTTTTAGAGATTTTTTACCCAACATCAATTTAATATATTTTTCGGGCTATTTGGGTTACGTTGTTTTAGGTTATTATTTACATCGTACAACCTTCCGTCCAAAACTAAAAGTAGTACTTGCTTTTTTATTGGTAAGTTATGTCATAACTTTTTTAGGAACGGCTATTGCAAGCACAGAAAATGAGCAGTTAGAAACTATTTTTTATCAATATTTAGATGTAAATGTGGTAATTATGACCGCAGCAACTTTTATGTTATTTAAATATTGGGTAACCCAAACAACGGTTTGGATTGCAACTTTTAGCCGTTATAGCTTTGGCATCTTTTTCATTCATCCCATTTTTATTTGGTTTCTTAACCATTATTCGGTTTCCTTTTCAAACCTTTGGTTGGTAGATGCGTTGGTAAAAACTTGTTGCGTAAGCTTACTTAGCTTGGCGGCAATTTACTTATTAAACAAACTACCTAAAGGCAAATTGTATGTTGGATAA
- the nusB gene encoding transcription antitermination factor NusB, producing the protein MLNRRHIRIKVMQAIYAMQKSGNDNLESQEKFLLASLENIQDLYLTIMSIFAELKKNETNHLELLRKKHLATPEERNPNTKFINNAVLTLLTDNESLNNALEARKIKTFQLKNDFILALLKDIKASELYAQYMNNATRSFEDDKLFVEQMFTELIASNDKLYEFVEEAKLTWVDDLPIVNTLILKQLKNIKNQEKSFYVPKLYKDLEDKEYARTLFRKTVLNNNELEKEFANKTNNWDADRIADLDAIILKMAICELLKFPSIPVKVTINEFLELAKEYSTKKSSIFINGILDNLVKDYTNDKRLIKTGRGLM; encoded by the coding sequence ATGTTAAACAGAAGACATATCCGAATTAAAGTAATGCAAGCGATTTATGCTATGCAAAAAAGTGGAAACGATAATCTTGAATCTCAAGAAAAATTTTTACTTGCCTCGCTAGAAAATATACAAGATTTGTACTTAACAATTATGTCTATTTTTGCAGAATTAAAGAAGAATGAAACCAATCATTTAGAATTATTACGCAAAAAACATCTTGCAACTCCAGAAGAACGCAATCCCAATACAAAATTTATTAACAATGCCGTTTTAACTTTGTTAACCGATAACGAAAGTTTAAACAACGCTTTAGAAGCACGTAAAATAAAAACATTTCAATTAAAAAACGATTTTATTTTAGCTTTGTTAAAAGACATTAAAGCATCCGAATTGTACGCTCAATACATGAACAATGCAACGCGTAGCTTTGAAGATGATAAACTTTTTGTAGAACAAATGTTTACAGAACTTATTGCATCAAACGATAAGTTGTATGAATTTGTTGAAGAAGCTAAACTTACTTGGGTTGATGATTTGCCAATTGTAAATACATTAATTTTAAAACAATTAAAAAATATTAAAAATCAAGAAAAATCTTTTTACGTACCAAAATTGTATAAAGATTTAGAAGATAAAGAATATGCTAGAACCTTGTTTAGAAAAACGGTTTTAAATAACAACGAACTAGAAAAAGAATTCGCAAACAAAACAAACAATTGGGATGCAGATCGTATTGCCGATTTAGATGCTATTATTTTAAAAATGGCCATTTGCGAACTATTAAAATTCCCTTCAATACCAGTAAAAGTTACAATAAACGAATTTTTAGAGCTTGCTAAGGAGTATTCTACTAAAAAAAGTAGTATTTTTATCAACGGAATATTAGATAATCTTGTTAAAGATTATACCAATGATAAACGTTTAATTAAAACCGGACGCGGATTAATGTAA